The segment TTGATGGGCTTTGCCGATTTGGTCTTTAGCCACGGCGGGCGCTACTGGGTGCTGGATTACAAAACCAACTATCTGGGCAATGACGCTGCGGCCTACACACCGCAAGCGCTAGAAGTCGCCATGCTGGAGCACCGCTACGACGTGCAAGCTGCGCTGTACCTGCTGGCGCTGCACCGCTTGCTGCAAAGCCGACTGGGTGATGGCTATGAGCCCGCCCAGCATCTGGGTGGGGCGCTCTACTTTTTCATGCGCGGGCTGGATGGCGAAGCCGCGGGCATGCATGTGCTGGCGCCGCCGCTGGCCCTTCTCGATGGCTTGAATGCTTTGCTCAGCGAAGAGGCGTTACACACTGAGGAGGTGCTGCCATGAAGGGCCGCCGCAAAGCCGATCTGCAAACGCTGGACTTGTTTGCCACGGCACAAGCTTCGGCGACGACTGAAGATGTCACCACCCTCAGCAGCCCCAATTTGCTCGCCGCGTTGGAGCGCTTGGCCGATGCAGGCCTGCTGCGCCGACTGGACAGCGCTTTGGCCGCCTTTGTGGCCGAGCAAGATACAGATGCCGAGCCAGCGCTGTTGGTTGCGACCGCTGTGCTGGCCCAGATGGAAGGGCGCGGCCACAGCTGCTTGCCATTAACTGTGCTGGCGAAGAGCCCGAATGAAATCCTTGCGTGGCCCAAAGAAGCCAACAATTTGCAGCTATCACTGTGGGAGCAGTTGCCGCGCCAATTGAGCGATTGGCTGCAGGCTTTGCGCCGCAGCCCAGTGGTGAGGGTGGTTGCGCATGGAGCGGAGTTTGTAGATCAAGGGCAGCCGCTGGTGCTGCTCGACGGCCCTGCGCCTTTGCTCTACTTGCGCCGCTATTGGGACTATGAACGAAACGTTGCCGCGCACATTGCACAGCGCACCGCAGCTGATTCTGCAGCGCTTGATGAGCCTAAAGTGCGCGACTGGTTGGCGCGCTTGTTTACCTCGCCAGCAGCAGCGCTGGACTGGCAAAAACTGGCCTGTGCGCTGGCGCTGCGAGGCCGCCTGTCCGTCATCACTGGTGGGCCGGGGACCGGTAAAACCTATACCGCTGCGCGTTTGCTGGCGCTGCTGTTTGCTACCGCGCCTGATGCAGCGCAGCTGCGCGTGGCGCTGGCCGCGCCCACAGGCAAGGCGGCGGCGCGGCTCAAGCAATCTATCGATACCTCGCTGCTGGAGTTAACGCCAGCGGTGGGCAGCGACTTGGATTTGCAAGCGCTGGTCAAGCGCATGGGCGCGGCGCGCACGCTGCACTCGCTGCTGGGCGCGCGGCCCGATACCCGGCGCTTTGCCCACCATGCGGGTAACCCGCTGGATGTGGACGTGCTCATCGTCGATGAGGCATCCATGATCCACCTGGAGATGATGTCCGCGCTGCTGCAGGCATTGCCGTCCACAGCGCGATTGATTTTGCTGGGCGATAAAGACCAGCTTGCCTCTGTCGAAGCCGGTGCCGTGCTGGGCGACCTGTGCCGCGATGCGCAGCAAGGCCAATACACGAGCGAGACTTCGGCGTATATAGAGCGCGTGACAGGGCAGGCATTGCCTGCCCACTTCATGGCGCAGGGCCGTGCCTTGCCGCTGGCGCAAAGCACCGTCATGCTGCGTGAGAGTCGGCGCTTTAGCGGCCCCATCGGCCGTTTGGCGTTGGCGGTGAATGCGGGCGATGCACCAGAAGCAGCGGCGCTGCTGCATGTGCATACCGCGTCTGGCCTGAACGCTGAACTTTGGGCGCGTGAAGGTGGAACAGTCGACGCCGTGGTGCGCAGCGCCGTGCAAGGCCGTGGCAACGCCGCAAGCTATGCACTGTATGCCCAAGAATTGGCGCAAGGCCGAGGTCAGCGCTTTGCAGATGAGGGCGCGCACAAGGATTGGGTCAAAGCAGTGCTTACCGCCTTTGACCGCTACCGCCTGCTGTGCGCCGTGCGCGAAGGCGAATGGGGCGTGGCTGGCTTGAACCGTGCCGTAGAGGCTGCGCTGCACCAAAGCGGCGCCATTCGCAAAGATGGCGAGTGGTACATGGGCCGCCCTGTGATGGTTACGCGAAACGATGCGCAACTGGGCGTATTCAACGGCGACATCGGCATGGCCCTGCCCAGCTTCGCCGAACCGGCTCGGCTGCGCGTGTACTTTTTGCAAGGCGACACCTTGCACCACGTCAGCACAGCACGCTTGGCGCATGTTGAAACCGCTTTTGCGCTGACGGTGCATAAGAGTCAAGGCTCGGAGTTTGAGCACACGGCGCTGGTGCTGTCCAAACAAGGCGGCAGCGTGCTCAGCCGCGAGCTGGTGTACACCGGCATCACGCGGGCACGCAAGGCGTTTTCTTTATGGTCGGAGGTGCCGGGTTTGCTCGGATCGGCGATGGGCAGCCCTACGCAGCGCAGCAGTGGGTTGTTGGGGTTTTTGGAGGGCGGTGAGTAGAGGTTTGATTGTGTTTGCGTTGCGTGCCTGATATGCGTGCAGGCACGCGTAAAAGGGTAAAGAAACCAGATAGTTTCTTTACCCCCTTAATAGCTGTACGCGCTTGATTTCGAGCACTCAGGTCGCTGCTTTGGCTTGCATGCGCGCCATCAACTCCACCATATTCGCCTTGCGATCCGCGTTGACTTTCTGCACTGTGGGGCGCTCGGCCATGCGGGTCAGATAGTCGCGTACGGGCAGCTCGCCCAGCAGATCGGTGCCGCCCATGATCTTGCTGGCGTTGCTGATGAGCGGAAGGTGAACGATCGCGCTGCAGTCGGCCAAGGTGAATGTGTCGCCTGCTATAAACGGCGCGTCAAAGTGGGCTAGTTTTGCAAAAGCGGCAATGTTTTTGCTCAACTGTTCCAGCGTTTTGTCACGTGCTGCATCACTGATCTTGCCGCCGAAGAAAGCCTGTGGGTAGAGGTTGCGGGCAACCAGCTCCAGATGCAGGTTCAGGTACACGCACAGCTCGCGCACCTTGGCTGCGGCGAAGGGGTCTGCGGGCAGCAAGGGCACGGTGGATGAAAGCGTTTCCACATATTCCATCATGGCGTCAGATTCGCTGATAGCGCCATGCTGGGTGCGCAGATAAGGAACCTTGCCTAGCGGTGATTCGGCGGGGTTTGTTTTACCCAGCCAGACAAGTTCTTCGGCGAAAGGAATTTGCTTTTCCATCAAGGCCAGCTTGACCTTGTTGTAATAGTTACTGCCAGAGAAGCCGCAGAGAGTCAGCATTTTTTCGCCTTATGAGGGTTGTGATTGCGCTCTCATCGTAGCGCTAAGGGGCGCTTTATTGCGTCACCAACTCGATAGCGACTCGCCTTCTACAATGGCTTTAGCCTGATTTGATCTTGAATGCGAATGGAGAGAGTTTCATGAATATGCGTCGTTTTACCCTGCTGAGCCTGAGCTCCCTAGTGGGCTCGTTGATGATTTCTGGCGCGGCTTTGGCGCATGCCGATAGCGCACATGTCAAGGCTGAAAACGCATGGGCGAGGGCTAGCGTGCAGGGGCAGCAGGCCTCGGGTGCGTTCATGCGCTTGACGGCGGCTGAACCGCTGAAGTTGGTGGGGATTGAAAGCTCTGCCGCTGCAGTCGCTGAGGTGCACGAGATGAAGATGGATGGCGATGTGATGCGCATGCGCGCTATTGAGGCGTTGGATTTGCCCAAGGGCGTGGCCGTGGATTTGAAACCGGGCGGTTATCACCTAATGCTGCAGCAGTTGAAGGCGCCGCTGCTCAAAGATACGCAAGTTCCCATCACGCTGATTTTTAAAGATGCTAAGGGGGTTGAGTCTCGCCTGAACTTGCAAGTCCCGGTGCAAATGTCGGCTCCTGCCAGTGCGGGAAAGGCTGATGGGCACTCGCATCAAGGCCATGGTGGTCATCAGCACTAAGGCTTGAAGCATGGGCGTGAGGCTGCTCCTTTGTTTGCAGCAAACAGTGCAAGTGCAGTAAGCTAGTTCAGTATTCAGCGTTCGTGAATACGGAGACTGGTCCCTATCCTGCAGTGGAGAGCACTATGAGCGGCGATGCATCGGCATTTGGTTTTGGCAAGTTCATTCCTGGTTTTGACTTTCTGCAGGGGCTAGCGCAAAGCGCGGGCACTGCGACTAACCCCATGGGCAGCGTGCCAAAGTGGGTGGCGCCCACGGTGAGCGTGGAAGAGATCGATAAGCGCATTGCCGAGCTCAAAGCCGTGCAGTTTTGGCTAGAGCAAAACGGCCGCGCGCTCAACGCCACGATTCAGGCGCTGGAAGTGCAGCGCATGACGCTCTCGACTCTCAAAGACATGAACGTCAGCATGAGTGAGCTGGCCAAGTCTTTCCCATTTCCCGGTGCCGCCGCAGTTGCTGAAACGCACAAAGCGGCAAGTGCTGCTAGCCACGGCGGCTGGCCCATGTGGGGCGCGGCTGCGAAGGCAGAGTCAGAACCTGTGCAAGAACCAGCCCCTCAACCCGCCGCCAAGGTGGAGCCTGAGCCTGAGCCTGAGCCTGAGCCAGAACCGCAGGCCGAAAACAAAGTGCACAGCGCTGATCAGCCTGCCAGCGGCCAGACTGAACAAGCTTCTCAGGCTGCGCTGGGCCAAGCCATGCAATGGTGGGGGGCGTTGACCCAACAGTTCCAGCAGATCGCCGCCAAGGCGATGGCCGAGCCTGTGGCGCCGCAGGCTATGGCTGCCGCCCAGCAAGCAGGCGAGACTGTCAAATCCGCCATGGAAAAGGTGATGCAGCAGGCCAGCCAATTGGGTGCTGGCGTTGCAGTCGGTAAAGCGGCTAAACCTTCAGCGGATGAATTGAAAAAACCGGCACCCAAAGCTGCACCGCGTAAAACAGCGGCGGCAAAAAAGACAGTAACGACTGCCGCAAAAAAACCCAGCAAGGCAGACGCGCCTAAAAGCGTAGCCGCTAAAAAACCGGCATCTAAAACATCTGCATCAGTGCGTAAAACTTGAGTAGTTTCGCGTCATGCTGGGTCAACGCCATTGGCGTGCTTGCATCTACGCCAGCAAGGCTAGGAGGGGTGATGACATTGTTTCCCGTCGCTCATGCCAGTGACCCGAACTGGCGCAGTGCTGCTGAGCAGGTTGTGCAGCAGTTACGCAGCCAGTTGCTGCGTTTGTCGCCTCAGCAAAAGCAGCCGCATCGCCTAGGGCTGGTCTATGTGTCGCAGAGCCTTGCGCCGCACGCCCAGCATTTGCTGGCGCTGTTGGCGCGCGAGCTGCCGCAGGTGACGGATTGGGCCGGAAGTTCCGGTCATGCGGTGCTGGCCATGGAGCATGAATACACCGAGGACTCATCAC is part of the Comamonas sp. Y33R10-2 genome and harbors:
- the recD gene encoding exodeoxyribonuclease V subunit alpha, encoding MKGRRKADLQTLDLFATAQASATTEDVTTLSSPNLLAALERLADAGLLRRLDSALAAFVAEQDTDAEPALLVATAVLAQMEGRGHSCLPLTVLAKSPNEILAWPKEANNLQLSLWEQLPRQLSDWLQALRRSPVVRVVAHGAEFVDQGQPLVLLDGPAPLLYLRRYWDYERNVAAHIAQRTAADSAALDEPKVRDWLARLFTSPAAALDWQKLACALALRGRLSVITGGPGTGKTYTAARLLALLFATAPDAAQLRVALAAPTGKAAARLKQSIDTSLLELTPAVGSDLDLQALVKRMGAARTLHSLLGARPDTRRFAHHAGNPLDVDVLIVDEASMIHLEMMSALLQALPSTARLILLGDKDQLASVEAGAVLGDLCRDAQQGQYTSETSAYIERVTGQALPAHFMAQGRALPLAQSTVMLRESRRFSGPIGRLALAVNAGDAPEAAALLHVHTASGLNAELWAREGGTVDAVVRSAVQGRGNAASYALYAQELAQGRGQRFADEGAHKDWVKAVLTAFDRYRLLCAVREGEWGVAGLNRAVEAALHQSGAIRKDGEWYMGRPVMVTRNDAQLGVFNGDIGMALPSFAEPARLRVYFLQGDTLHHVSTARLAHVETAFALTVHKSQGSEFEHTALVLSKQGGSVLSRELVYTGITRARKAFSLWSEVPGLLGSAMGSPTQRSSGLLGFLEGGE
- a CDS encoding glutathione S-transferase family protein, whose amino-acid sequence is MLTLCGFSGSNYYNKVKLALMEKQIPFAEELVWLGKTNPAESPLGKVPYLRTQHGAISESDAMMEYVETLSSTVPLLPADPFAAAKVRELCVYLNLHLELVARNLYPQAFFGGKISDAARDKTLEQLSKNIAAFAKLAHFDAPFIAGDTFTLADCSAIVHLPLISNASKIMGGTDLLGELPVRDYLTRMAERPTVQKVNADRKANMVELMARMQAKAAT
- a CDS encoding copper chaperone PCu(A)C encodes the protein MNMRRFTLLSLSSLVGSLMISGAALAHADSAHVKAENAWARASVQGQQASGAFMRLTAAEPLKLVGIESSAAAVAEVHEMKMDGDVMRMRAIEALDLPKGVAVDLKPGGYHLMLQQLKAPLLKDTQVPITLIFKDAKGVESRLNLQVPVQMSAPASAGKADGHSHQGHGGHQH
- a CDS encoding PhaM family polyhydroxyalkanoate granule multifunctional regulatory protein codes for the protein MSGDASAFGFGKFIPGFDFLQGLAQSAGTATNPMGSVPKWVAPTVSVEEIDKRIAELKAVQFWLEQNGRALNATIQALEVQRMTLSTLKDMNVSMSELAKSFPFPGAAAVAETHKAASAASHGGWPMWGAAAKAESEPVQEPAPQPAAKVEPEPEPEPEPEPQAENKVHSADQPASGQTEQASQAALGQAMQWWGALTQQFQQIAAKAMAEPVAPQAMAAAQQAGETVKSAMEKVMQQASQLGAGVAVGKAAKPSADELKKPAPKAAPRKTAAAKKTVTTAAKKPSKADAPKSVAAKKPASKTSASVRKT